The following are encoded in a window of Haloprofundus salilacus genomic DNA:
- a CDS encoding Cdc6/Cdc18 family protein, producing the protein MTRYDEPVENAGALGDAFSPRDRIFSKKGWLEVGYVPDPANIVARNEEIRRLATALNPAVTGEAPSNVFLYGKTGTGKSLCARYATERIVEAAAENGVTVGRAIVDCSQENTETRAVRATVRALNDPEKTELVVPETGLGRSRYYRLLWRVLDARFDVALVILDEIDRLEGDDLLMQLSRAAETGKLDRCSVGVVGISNKIKYRNRLEERVKSSLQEREIVFTPYDRRALREIIRSRSDAFESGTLSDDAVSECASLAAEEHGDARKAINLLRHAGELAACDNADAITVDHVQRADNLAERDRVEALLAGATTQQKATLLAVVSLALVEKTRTFETSEVYAAYEDICAEVSLDALSKRRVHDLLREWEYLEVLEITRTGGGRARGSYLRHRLLEDPSVIRSVFDESDRFAGAGFTSETNTTWSNI; encoded by the coding sequence ATGACACGGTACGACGAACCGGTCGAGAACGCGGGCGCCCTCGGGGACGCGTTTAGCCCTCGGGACCGAATCTTCTCGAAGAAAGGATGGCTCGAGGTCGGGTACGTCCCCGACCCCGCGAACATCGTCGCCCGAAACGAGGAGATCCGCCGCCTGGCGACCGCCCTCAACCCCGCCGTCACGGGCGAAGCGCCGAGCAACGTCTTCCTGTACGGCAAGACCGGCACCGGAAAGTCGCTTTGCGCACGGTACGCGACGGAGCGAATCGTCGAAGCCGCGGCGGAGAACGGCGTCACCGTCGGTCGCGCTATCGTCGACTGCTCGCAGGAGAACACCGAAACGCGCGCGGTCAGGGCGACGGTGCGTGCGCTGAACGACCCCGAGAAGACCGAGTTGGTCGTCCCTGAGACCGGCCTCGGCCGGTCGCGGTACTATCGCTTGCTCTGGCGGGTACTCGACGCTCGCTTCGACGTCGCGCTCGTGATCCTCGACGAGATCGACCGTCTGGAGGGAGACGACTTGCTCATGCAGCTGTCGCGCGCGGCGGAGACGGGGAAGCTCGACCGGTGTTCGGTGGGTGTCGTCGGCATCAGCAACAAGATAAAGTACCGAAATCGGCTCGAAGAGCGGGTCAAAAGCAGCCTCCAGGAGCGCGAAATCGTCTTCACGCCGTACGACCGCCGGGCGCTCCGCGAGATAATCCGGAGTCGGTCGGACGCTTTCGAGAGCGGAACGCTCTCCGACGACGCGGTGTCGGAGTGCGCCTCCCTCGCCGCGGAGGAGCACGGCGACGCGCGGAAGGCGATCAATCTGCTCCGTCACGCCGGAGAACTCGCCGCGTGCGACAACGCCGACGCCATCACCGTCGACCACGTGCAGCGCGCCGACAACTTGGCCGAACGCGACCGAGTCGAGGCGTTACTCGCGGGGGCGACCACCCAGCAGAAGGCGACGCTGCTGGCGGTCGTCTCGCTGGCGCTCGTCGAGAAGACGCGGACGTTCGAGACCTCGGAGGTGTACGCCGCCTACGAGGACATCTGCGCAGAGGTCAGTTTAGACGCGCTCTCGAAACGGCGCGTCCACGACCTGTTGCGCGAGTGGGAGTACCTCGAAGTGCTCGAGATCACGCGAACCGGCGGCGGGCGCGCCCGCGGGAGCTATCTCCGCCACCGACTGCTGGAGGACCCCTCGGTCATCCGGTCGGTGTTCGACGAGAGCGACCGCTTCGCCGGAGCGGGCTTCACCTCCGAGACGAACACTACCTGGTCGAACATCTGA